Below is a window of Candidatus Thermokryptus mobilis DNA.
AAGCTCATCAAGTTGTTTTGGGTCAACTTCCGAAGGTGCCTCATCCATAAGGGATAAGGCACTGCTTGTTTTAGGGAAAGCGATAACATCTCGGATTGACTTCATCCCGGTGAAAAGCATAACAAGTCGGTCAAACCCAAAAGCAATGCCACCGTGCGGTGGGGCACCGTATTTGAACGCTTCAAGCAAGAAACCAAATTTTTTTCTCGCCTCATCCTCAGATATTCCAAGAAGTTTAAAAATTTTCTGTTGAAGCTCCGCATCGTGAATTCTTATGCTACCACCAGCGATTTCATTCCCATTTAAAACAAGGTCATACGCTCTGGCGCGAACCTTACCTGGGTCTGTGTCAAGCAAATGTAAATCCTCAAGCTTTGGTGAAGTGAAAGGATGATGAACCGAAACCCAACGCTTTTCTTCCTCATCCCATTCAAGCAACGGGAAATCAACAATCCAAGCGAATTTAAATTGTTCCTCATCAATCAAATTTAACCTTCTCCCCATCTCAAGGCGCAAATTTCCCAATATTGAATAAACCTTTTGAGGTTGATCTGAAATTAAAACTATCAAGTCGCCATCCTTAGAATTCATCTTCTCTTTCAACTTTTGAAGTGAAATTTTTGTAAAGTATTTAGCCACAGGTGATTCAACCTCCCCATTCCCAACCTTAAAATGAACAAGTCCACTAGCACCGAGGTCTTTCGCAAAGTTAGTTAACTCATCAATTTGTTTCCTTGAGAAATTCGCACAGCCAGGCAAATTTAAGCCACATATAACCCCACCGTTCTCTATCGCTTCTCTGAAAATCTTAAACTCGGTCGTTTTAAAAATATCAGTGGCATTTACTATCTCCAAATCAAATCTTAAATCTGGCTTATCAGTGCCATACTTTTCAATTGCTTCAACATATGGAATCCTTGGAAATGGCAACTGAATCTCAATTCCTTTTATCTCCTTCATCAACCTGAAAATTAAACCCTCAACAATGTTAAAAACATCTTCCTCCGTGACGAAAGACATTTCAACATCAATTTGCGTGAACTCCGGCTGTCGGTCAGCCCTTAAATCTTCATCCCTGAAACATCTCACAATTTGGAAATATTTGTCAAATCCTGCAACCATTAGAATTTGTTTGTAAAGTTGAGGCGACTGTGGAAGAGCGTAAAACTTTCCGGGGTGAAGTCGGCTCGGGACAAGGAAATCCCTCGCCCCTTCAGGTGTGCTTTTAACAAGAAAAGATGTCTCTATCTCAATGAAACCGTTTTCATCAAAATATCTTCTCACAACTTGAGCCATCCTATGTCTCGTGATCAAATTTGACTGCATAACAGGTCTTCTGAGGTCAAGATATCTGTATTTAAGGCGAAGTTCCTCTGAAACATTTAAATCATCTTCAATCAAAAAAGGAGGTGTTTCCGATTTGCTTAAAATTTGAACCTCATCGGCAAGGATATCAATTTCACCTGTGGGAAGGGATGGGTTTTCAGCTCCCTTAGGTCTTCTTTCAACCCTTCCAGTAACTGAAATCACAAACTCAGATTTCAACTCCTTCGCAACTTGATAAGCTTGACTATTATGTTGAGGTGAAAATACAACTTGTGTTTTCCCATACCTATCCCTCAAATCAATAAAAATCAAACCGCCGAGGTCTCTTCTCCTATCAACCCAACCGTTCAAAGTGACAACTTTACCAACATCGCTTGCTCTCAATTCACCGCATGTGTGCGTTCTCTTCTTGAAAATCATCCCTATTTGGTTTTGATTTTTGTTTTTTCAAAAATATATTAAATCTAGCGCTTATTATCAAACCGAACTGAATCTTATGAAAGTCGCTCTTTTCATACCCTGTTATATTGACCAACTCTTTCCAGAGGTTGGAGTTGCAACCGTTAAAATACTGAGAAGGTTTGATGTGAAAATTGACTATCCGCTTGAACAAACATGCTGTGGGCAACCCGCCTTCAACACGGGATATTGGTTGGAAGCGAAAACACTTGCTGAAAAATTTTTAAAGATTTTCTCAAACTATGACTATATCGTCTCGCCCTCTGGCTCTTGCACCAGTATGGTTAGAATATTCTACCCCGAAATTTTAAAAAATAAAAACATAGAAGAAATCACGGCTAAATTTTTTGAACTGACAGAATTTTTAACGAAAGTCCTACAAGTTGATTCAACAGGTGCGGAATTTAATCACAGCGTGGCTTATCACGACTCGTGTCACGCCTTAAGAGAGCTTGGTATAAAAGAGTCACCAAGAACTCTATTGAAAAATGTCAAAAAAATTAAATTGCTTGAGATTGAAGAAAGCGACAGATGTTGTGGCTTCGGTGGAACATTTGCTGTGAAGTTTCCTGAAATCTCAACGGAAATGGCAAAAAGCAAGGTTGACAACATAATAAAAACTGGCGCCGAGTTTGTCACCTCAACTGACTCAAGCTGTCTTATGCACATCGGCGGTTATATGTCTAAAAATGGAGTTAAAGTCAAAACAATTCACATAGCTCAAATTTTAGCCAACTTTTAAATCAAAACTGGAAAAATCCATGAAAGAGACATATACGCCATTGAAATTCAAAGAGAACGCTTTGAGGTTCATTCAGGACGAAAAAAGACGGGCGAATTTAAACAAGGCTATACATCATACACTTTCAAAAAGAACTGAGGTTGTTTCGGAACTTCCGGATTGGGAAATCCTCAGACAAAGAGCTCATGATATTAGAAAAGAGGCGATAGAGAACATCTGGCATTACATTGAAATTTTTGAGAAGAAAGCGAGTGAAAACGGGATAAAGGTTATCTATGCAAGTGATGCTATTGAGGCGAGGAATCAAGTCCTTGAAATAGCAAAGCGAATAAATGCAAAGCTTTGTGTGAAATCAAAGTCAATGGTCAGCGAAGAGATAGGATTGCGCGAGTTTCTTGAAGAGAATGGGATTGAAACTGTTGAAACGGATCTTGGTGAGTTTATAGTTCAACTTGCTGGGGAGATGCCATCGCACATAACAGCACCAGCAATGCACAAGTCAAGGGATGAAATTGGCAAATTATTCAATGAAAAACTCGGTGTTGAATTTACATCTGTTCCAGAAGAATTGACAAAGATAGCTCGGGGATTTCTTCGGGATAAGTTTTTAAATGCGGACATCGGGATATCAGGCGCAAATTTTCTTGTTGCCGAGACTGGGTCAATCGTAATAGTTGAAAATGAGGGAAATGCTGGTTTAAGCACAACCCTTCCAAAAATTCACATAGCAATAGCTGGGATAGAGAAGATTATCCCACGGCTTTCTGATTTAACGGTTTTCTTCAAAGTTCTTGGCAGAAGCGCTACGGCTCAAAGGTTTACAAGTTATGTTTCAATAATAAATTCACCACGAAGGAAAAAACCAGATTCACCAGAGGAGATTTATCTGATTTTGCTTGACAACGGGAGATCGCAAATGCTAAAATCTGAAAAACTAAAGGAAGCGCTTTACTGCATAAAGTGTGGCGCTTGTATGCTTGCCTGCCCGGTTTATCAAACTGTTGGTGGTCATTCCTACGGCTGGGTTTATCCCGGACCA
It encodes the following:
- the aspS gene encoding aspartate--tRNA ligase; translation: MIFKKRTHTCGELRASDVGKVVTLNGWVDRRRDLGGLIFIDLRDRYGKTQVVFSPQHNSQAYQVAKELKSEFVISVTGRVERRPKGAENPSLPTGEIDILADEVQILSKSETPPFLIEDDLNVSEELRLKYRYLDLRRPVMQSNLITRHRMAQVVRRYFDENGFIEIETSFLVKSTPEGARDFLVPSRLHPGKFYALPQSPQLYKQILMVAGFDKYFQIVRCFRDEDLRADRQPEFTQIDVEMSFVTEEDVFNIVEGLIFRLMKEIKGIEIQLPFPRIPYVEAIEKYGTDKPDLRFDLEIVNATDIFKTTEFKIFREAIENGGVICGLNLPGCANFSRKQIDELTNFAKDLGASGLVHFKVGNGEVESPVAKYFTKISLQKLKEKMNSKDGDLIVLISDQPQKVYSILGNLRLEMGRRLNLIDEEQFKFAWIVDFPLLEWDEEEKRWVSVHHPFTSPKLEDLHLLDTDPGKVRARAYDLVLNGNEIAGGSIRIHDAELQQKIFKLLGISEDEARKKFGFLLEAFKYGAPPHGGIAFGFDRLVMLFTGMKSIRDVIAFPKTSSALSLMDEAPSEVDPKQLDELHIQVKR
- a CDS encoding (Fe-S)-binding protein, with translation MKVALFIPCYIDQLFPEVGVATVKILRRFDVKIDYPLEQTCCGQPAFNTGYWLEAKTLAEKFLKIFSNYDYIVSPSGSCTSMVRIFYPEILKNKNIEEITAKFFELTEFLTKVLQVDSTGAEFNHSVAYHDSCHALRELGIKESPRTLLKNVKKIKLLEIEESDRCCGFGGTFAVKFPEISTEMAKSKVDNIIKTGAEFVTSTDSSCLMHIGGYMSKNGVKVKTIHIAQILANF
- a CDS encoding LutB/LldF family L-lactate oxidation iron-sulfur protein, whose translation is MKETYTPLKFKENALRFIQDEKRRANLNKAIHHTLSKRTEVVSELPDWEILRQRAHDIRKEAIENIWHYIEIFEKKASENGIKVIYASDAIEARNQVLEIAKRINAKLCVKSKSMVSEEIGLREFLEENGIETVETDLGEFIVQLAGEMPSHITAPAMHKSRDEIGKLFNEKLGVEFTSVPEELTKIARGFLRDKFLNADIGISGANFLVAETGSIVIVENEGNAGLSTTLPKIHIAIAGIEKIIPRLSDLTVFFKVLGRSATAQRFTSYVSIINSPRRKKPDSPEEIYLILLDNGRSQMLKSEKLKEALYCIKCGACMLACPVYQTVGGHSYGWVYPGPIGSILASAQLGLEKATPLPFASSLCGKCHEICPVKIEIHHILVWLRHQAVELKKTSRMEKLLFKLWLSAMKDAKIYKAGAKLLRFLKKIGIKPSLKAWSRTREFPQIAEKSFREIWEKELKN